One genomic segment of Humidesulfovibrio mexicanus includes these proteins:
- a CDS encoding ARMT1-like domain-containing protein: protein MHDFAFNSAREIRYGADPVLDALLLHFMTENGLEHSIDPENATPEQIRFIVSLDEDAFYAPCGDWMLHFLLKSRLDDSLKREYADQWRLLVRTVCGAMPKGPGRKRVLRLCRYKFRMALNTPILIPSRLLKRMLTIFLALSGIPDPYHEKKRAKNRRAKAFLESAFFNRLVNVCPEERIECSRITDLRFELDLLEMARLLFFSTHKPFWVDDCATDGLDADAMRHSLDGVDFSPLRNIFAQDRGPLRILYLPRASGGILLDLKVVRSLLRQGHRVVLALKEGFYFDSPTVWDIDTDPVLAEAFRGAFFLNNDRVTKNELLQAIREHQLVVISDGTRERFNPYRLSVTFARAWKECDLVLAKGEAHYRRLIGTSHQFTRDILVFFSDEQGKFRMFFKPKPESERKFSEDAIIAKADEIIAQMREARAQGRTVMFYSAVVGSIPGQVKTAIEVLNTFVAHLRSRLEGTFIINPGEHFEEGMDADDLMFMWERVQRSGYLNVWRFQTHTDIEESFQLMGKKVPPVWAGKDATYSTGCTKEMQIALSVQKRQPELQIIGPGPEKFLRRREYGVGRFSDVVVGG, encoded by the coding sequence GTGCACGATTTCGCCTTCAATTCCGCTCGCGAGATCCGCTATGGCGCGGACCCGGTCCTTGACGCGCTGTTGCTGCATTTCATGACCGAGAACGGCCTGGAGCACTCCATTGATCCAGAGAACGCCACGCCGGAGCAGATCCGCTTCATCGTCTCCCTGGACGAGGACGCGTTTTACGCGCCGTGCGGGGACTGGATGCTGCATTTTCTCCTCAAGTCGCGCCTGGACGATTCCCTCAAGCGGGAATATGCGGACCAGTGGCGGCTTCTGGTGCGCACCGTGTGCGGCGCCATGCCCAAGGGGCCTGGCCGCAAGCGCGTGCTGCGTCTGTGCCGCTACAAGTTCCGCATGGCGCTCAACACGCCCATCCTCATCCCCTCGCGCCTGCTCAAGCGCATGTTGACCATCTTTCTGGCGCTGAGCGGCATTCCCGATCCCTATCACGAGAAGAAGCGGGCGAAGAACCGCCGCGCCAAGGCTTTTCTGGAAAGCGCCTTTTTCAACAGGCTGGTCAACGTTTGCCCGGAAGAGCGCATCGAGTGCTCGCGCATAACCGATTTGCGCTTCGAACTGGACCTGCTGGAAATGGCCCGGCTTCTGTTCTTCTCCACGCACAAGCCGTTCTGGGTCGATGACTGCGCCACAGACGGCCTTGACGCCGACGCCATGCGCCACAGCCTGGACGGGGTGGACTTTTCCCCCTTGCGCAATATCTTCGCCCAGGATCGCGGACCGCTGCGCATTCTGTATCTGCCGCGCGCCAGCGGCGGCATCCTGCTCGACCTGAAAGTGGTGCGCTCGCTGCTGCGGCAGGGGCACAGGGTGGTGCTGGCCCTGAAGGAAGGCTTCTATTTCGACAGCCCCACCGTGTGGGACATCGACACGGACCCCGTGCTGGCCGAGGCGTTTCGGGGCGCGTTTTTCCTGAACAACGACAGGGTGACCAAGAACGAGTTGTTGCAGGCCATCCGCGAGCACCAGCTTGTGGTCATTTCCGACGGCACCCGCGAGCGCTTCAACCCGTACCGCCTGAGCGTCACCTTCGCCAGGGCCTGGAAGGAGTGCGATCTGGTGCTGGCCAAAGGGGAGGCGCACTATCGCCGCCTGATTGGCACAAGCCATCAATTCACCCGCGACATCCTGGTGTTCTTCTCCGACGAGCAGGGCAAGTTCCGCATGTTCTTCAAGCCCAAGCCCGAAAGCGAGCGCAAGTTCAGCGAGGACGCCATCATCGCCAAGGCCGACGAGATCATCGCCCAGATGCGCGAGGCCAGGGCCCAGGGCAGGACCGTGATGTTCTACAGCGCCGTCGTGGGCAGCATTCCCGGCCAGGTCAAGACGGCCATCGAGGTGCTGAACACCTTTGTGGCGCACCTGCGCTCCCGCCTGGAGGGCACCTTCATCATCAACCCCGGCGAGCACTTCGAGGAGGGCATGGACGCCGACGACCTGATGTTCATGTGGGAGCGGGTGCAGCGCAGCGGGTATCTGAACGTTTGGCGTTTTCAGACCCACACCGACATCGAGGAAAGTTTTCAGCTCATGGGCAAAAAGGTGCCCCCCGTGTGGGCGGGCAAGGACGCCACCTATTCCACCGGATGCACCAAGGAGATGCAGATCGCGCTCTCCGTGCAGAAGCGCCAGCCCGAGCTCCAGATCATCGGTCCGGGGCCGGAGAAGTTCCTGCGCCGGCGCGAGTACGGCGTGGGGCGCTTCTCTGACGTGGTGGTGGGAGGCTAG
- a CDS encoding NAD(+)/NADH kinase yields MKSLLLMLRTGDEQARSLGQEIADWLERRGLRATLCEHRVDGGLEACKAPEDAPWDLVLVLGGDGTFIGVARVCLHLGLPLLGLNLGRVGFLAEGADKWPKRLEALQSGRYVLSRRVCLGYAVSRGAATVCSGIAVNDVVVSRGDMARLIRLKVERESANGLERVGEMRADGLIVSTPTGSTAYGYSAGGPLVYPELAALCLTPVCPFLNTFGPMVLPADAPLRIAVEEPRGEVRMTVDGQRAFALEHGDVVRLVRCPDDLLMAQTAECGSYFAKLANKGFFTQR; encoded by the coding sequence TTGAAGTCCCTTTTGTTGATGCTGCGCACGGGCGATGAACAGGCTAGGTCCCTTGGCCAGGAAATCGCCGATTGGCTTGAGCGCCGCGGCCTGCGCGCCACGCTGTGCGAGCACCGGGTGGACGGCGGGCTTGAGGCGTGCAAGGCCCCGGAAGACGCTCCCTGGGATCTGGTCCTGGTGCTTGGCGGGGACGGCACGTTCATTGGCGTGGCCCGGGTCTGTCTGCATCTCGGCCTCCCGCTCTTGGGTTTGAATCTGGGCCGCGTGGGCTTTTTGGCCGAGGGGGCCGACAAATGGCCCAAGCGCTTGGAAGCGCTGCAGTCCGGGCGCTATGTCCTTTCGCGCAGGGTGTGCCTGGGCTATGCGGTGTCGCGCGGGGCCGCCACGGTCTGCTCCGGCATCGCCGTGAACGATGTGGTTGTGAGCCGCGGCGACATGGCCCGGCTCATCCGGCTGAAGGTGGAGCGCGAGTCGGCCAACGGCCTTGAGCGCGTGGGGGAGATGCGTGCCGACGGGCTTATCGTCAGCACGCCGACCGGTTCGACGGCGTACGGGTATTCCGCCGGCGGTCCTCTTGTCTACCCTGAACTTGCCGCCCTGTGCCTTACGCCGGTGTGCCCGTTTTTGAACACCTTCGGCCCCATGGTGCTTCCGGCTGACGCGCCCCTGCGCATTGCGGTGGAGGAGCCAAGGGGCGAGGTGCGCATGACCGTCGACGGGCAGCGGGCGTTTGCCCTGGAGCACGGTGACGTTGTGCGCCTTGTGCGCTGCCCGGACGATCTCCTCATGGCCCAGACCGCGGAATGCGGCAGTTATTTCGCCAAGCTGGCCAACAAGGGCTTTTTTACCCAAAGGTAG
- a CDS encoding DVU0524 family FlgM-associated protein, which yields MVVQPVNVRLMLRTYGKQLTSAKRLARFKRALALSGAQDMVSISREARRRELVERIAQEVIENLLVNGQDNPVVTRVLEELEQELGEKVLFDYPLDGGEVQILRQTDQGPLEIAPEEKLGIMRRLWEITIANVDETML from the coding sequence ATGGTTGTTCAACCGGTGAATGTTCGCCTGATGCTGCGCACCTACGGCAAGCAGCTCACAAGCGCCAAGCGGCTTGCCCGCTTCAAGCGTGCGCTTGCCCTCTCCGGTGCGCAGGACATGGTGAGCATTTCCCGGGAGGCCCGCCGAAGAGAACTTGTGGAGCGAATCGCGCAGGAGGTTATTGAAAACCTCCTGGTAAACGGGCAAGACAATCCTGTGGTCACACGGGTTCTGGAAGAGCTGGAACAGGAGCTTGGCGAAAAGGTGCTCTTCGACTATCCCTTGGACGGCGGCGAGGTCCAGATTCTGCGCCAAACCGACCAGGGCCCGCTTGAAATTGCGCCCGAGGAAAAGCTTGGCATCATGCGCAGGCTCTGGGAAATCACCATCGCCAACGTGGACGAGACGATGCTATAA